From Haemophilus parainfluenzae:
TAATTTGAATACCTTTGATCATAAAATGCCTCCTAGTTTGGCGTTTGTATATTAATTGAACTGTGCAAATTTTATCAAATTATTTTAAAATTTCAATTTATTTTGACTTAAAACAGATTCTTTTTTCAAACTATCTTATAAAATTGATCTAAATTAAAGTTTTAGATATAAAAAATACAATATATATTTTTATTTAACAAAATATTAACATACTTGATCAAATAAAGCCTTTATCAGTCATTTCATCTATAATATTCGGAAATTTATCTAATAAGGAAATATAACATGAAAACTTGGACAGATGTTATCGGTCAAGAGAAAGAAAAACCTTACTTTAAACACATTCTACAGCAAGTTCATCAAGAGCGACTAGCCGGAAAAACCATTTACCCACCGCAAGACGAAGTATTTAATGCCTTTAAATATACGGCATTTGATGAGGTGAAAGTTGTCATTTTAGGACAGGATCCCTATCATGGTCCAAATCAAGCGCACGGTTTAGCTTTTTCGGTGAAACCTGAGGTTGCCATTCCCCCTTCTCTACTGAATATGTATAAAGAATTGGCTAACGATATTCCTGGTTTTCAAATGCCAAATTATGGCTACTTAGTGAAATGGGCTGAGCAAGGTGTACTGTTGCTTAACACCGTGCTAACTGTAGAGCGCGGCATGGCTCATTCACATGCTAAATTTGGTTGGGAAATCTTTACAGACCAAGTAATTGCAGCACTCAATGAACACCGTGAAAAAATAGTATTTTTACTTTGGGGAAGTCATGCGCAGAAAAAAGGGCAATTTATTGATCGCAATCGTCATTATGTTTTAACTGCCCCGCACCCTTCCCCTCTTTCAGCACATCGTGGTTTTCTAGGATGTCATCATTTTTCTAAAGCCAATGAATACTTAAAACAACATGGTTTAACTGAAATTGATTGGCAAGTTTAAGATTGCAATTCAACATCAAGCGGGAGAGTCTTTTTCCGCTTTTCTTCCTTTTTCTGCTCTCGTCTTTTTTTAAAAAAATCACTCAATTTCTGGCCGCACTTTTCTGCCAGCACGCCAGAGGTAATTTCTAACGTATGATTCATTTTATAATCATCAAAAAAGTGGAAACGAGAACCTACAGCTCCCGTTTTATAATCTGACGCACCGAAGACTAAGCGTTTAATGCGGCTATGTAAAATCGCGCCCGCACACATGGTGCAAGGCTCTAGAGTGACATAAAGTGTGGTATTGAGCAGACGATAATTTTGAATATGTTGTGCGGCATTACGCAATGCGACAATTTCAGCGTGAGCGGTCGGATCATTTTCAATGATAGATAAATTCCAGCCTTCACCGAGAATATTTCCTTCATCATCTACCAACACAGCCCCGACTGGAATCTCACCGAGTGCTTTTGCACGATCGGCAAGCATCAGGGCGTGTTGCATAAATTTCTCGTCTAAATCTGACCGCACGTTGAATGCCTAAACAGAGAAAGGATATTTGATTGGTTCGTGAGATTGATAACCCACCACCTTGAAATCATCCATCGTTACCCAAGTTTCAAGATCTTCAAGAGTTTTAATATCAGGATTAATTTCTAATTGTGGTGAAGGGAATGGTTCACGTTTTAATTGCACATCACGCATTAACTCAAGTTGGTCTTCATAAATATGCGCATTTACAATTTTATGATATGCCTTACCCGGTTTATTGCCAGTAATTTGCGCCATCAAAACAAGGAAAGTAAAGACCTGAATTTGATTGAAGTTTAAGCCAAGTGGCACATCACAAGAGCGTTGGTAGCTCGTTAAGTGCAATGTATCGCCTACTAAAGAAAAAGTATGTGTGTGCATGCAAGGACGCAAACAGCCTAGATCAAATTCGCCTGGATTGAAGAAAGTCAGAATCTCACCGCGGTCATCAATCCCTCGGCTTAAATTGTTCACAATTTTACGAAGTTGATCGATGGTTTCGCCATTCGGTTTACGCCATGCTCTGCCTTGTACGCCATAAACGCGGCCCATATCATCGGTGCCTTTACGATGTGGATTGGCAAGCCAAGCGGCATTTTCATTAGCATTGGCATCCCATGTTTTAGTACCCAGCTTACGGAAATCCGCGGCGTTATCATAACCACGAATATAACCTAAAAATTCCGCAATCGCTGCTTTCCAATAGCTTTTACGCGTGGTAATTAAGGGAAATTGATTATTAGCAACATCATATTCTAAATCCGCATTAATCACTGTAAGGCAACGCTTGCCAGTACGCTCGTTAGCAACCCACTCACCTTCATTTACAATGCGATGACAAAGATCTAAATATTGTTTCATAAAAAACTCCTTACTGACGAACCGCACTTTTCGTGCGATTGTATGCCCATGCCATAATTAATCCACCACCGATAATCATCGGTAAGCAAAGGGCCTGACCACGTGTCATGATGCCTAAGAAAGATTCCACTTCTGGCTCACGGACATATTCAACGATAAAACGGAAAATCCCGTAACCAACCAGGAATAATCCTGCTACAGAACCTGCTGGACGAGGCTTTTTAATAAAGAGATTCAGAATAATAAACAGTACGAAACCTTCTAAAAATGCTTCATAAAGCTGTGAAGGATGGCGTGGTAATAAGAGTGGATCATTTGGGAAAATCATCGCCCAAGGCACATCGGTTTCTCGTCCCCAAAGTTCTAAATTGATGAAGTTACCAATTCGTCCCATCCCTAAACCAAATGGAATCAAGGGCGCCACGAAATCTGCCGTCTGCCAGA
This genomic window contains:
- the lgt gene encoding prolipoprotein diacylglyceryl transferase, whose amino-acid sequence is MNSEFLILPHFDPTIFTFGDSNIGLRWYGLMYLLGFIFARWLAVRRANQPNSGWTVDQVDTLLFNGFMGVFLGGRIGDVFFYNFDHFLQDPLYLFRVWEGGMSFHGGLIGVIISMIWTSYSQKRSFWQTADFVAPLIPFGLGMGRIGNFINLELWGRETDVPWAMIFPNDPLLLPRHPSQLYEAFLEGFVLFIILNLFIKKPRPAGSVAGLFLVGYGIFRFIVEYVREPEVESFLGIMTRGQALCLPMIIGGGLIMAWAYNRTKSAVRQ
- a CDS encoding thymidylate synthase is translated as MKQYLDLCHRIVNEGEWVANERTGKRCLTVINADLEYDVANNQFPLITTRKSYWKAAIAEFLGYIRGYDNAADFRKLGTKTWDANANENAAWLANPHRKGTDDMGRVYGVQGRAWRKPNGETIDQLRKIVNNLSRGIDDRGEILTFFNPGEFDLGCLRPCMHTHTFSLVGDTLHLTSYQRSCDVPLGLNFNQIQVFTFLVLMAQITGNKPGKAYHKIVNAHIYEDQLELMRDVQLKREPFPSPQLEINPDIKTLEDLETWVTMDDFKVVGYQSHEPIKYPFSV
- the ung gene encoding uracil-DNA glycosylase; this encodes MKTWTDVIGQEKEKPYFKHILQQVHQERLAGKTIYPPQDEVFNAFKYTAFDEVKVVILGQDPYHGPNQAHGLAFSVKPEVAIPPSLLNMYKELANDIPGFQMPNYGYLVKWAEQGVLLLNTVLTVERGMAHSHAKFGWEIFTDQVIAALNEHREKIVFLLWGSHAQKKGQFIDRNRHYVLTAPHPSPLSAHRGFLGCHHFSKANEYLKQHGLTEIDWQV
- the tadA gene encoding tRNA adenosine(34) deaminase TadA; translation: MQHALMLADRAKALGEIPVGAVLVDDEGNILGEGWNLSIIENDPTAHAEIVALRNAAQHIQNYRLLNTTLYVTLEPCTMCAGAILHSRIKRLVFGASDYKTGAVGSRFHFFDDYKMNHTLEITSGVLAEKCGQKLSDFFKKRREQKKEEKRKKTLPLDVELQS